One stretch of bacterium DNA includes these proteins:
- the tuf gene encoding elongation factor Tu (EF-Tu; promotes GTP-dependent binding of aminoacyl-tRNA to the A-site of ribosomes during protein biosynthesis; when the tRNA anticodon matches the mRNA codon, GTP hydrolysis results; the inactive EF-Tu-GDP leaves the ribosome and release of GDP is promoted by elongation factor Ts; many prokaryotes have two copies of the gene encoding EF-Tu) translates to MAKEKFERTKPHVNVGTIGHVDHGKTTLTAAITARQASKGLADQVDFANIDKAPEERERGITIATAHV, encoded by the coding sequence AGCGAACCAAGCCACATGTGAACGTCGGGACGATTGGTCACGTCGATCACGGCAAGACGACATTGACGGCAGCGATCACGGCCCGTCAGGCGTCGAAGGGATTGGCGGACCAGGTGGACTTCGCGAACATCGACAAGGCTCCTGAAGAGCGCGAGCGCGGCATTACGATCGCGACGGCCCACGTGGA